From one Solanum lycopersicum chromosome 12, SLM_r2.1 genomic stretch:
- the LOC101255276 gene encoding uncharacterized protein — translation MQTLFKALHALVPTLPAKTDKSTIVYEAVNHILKLQNTFKKLESQKQERLEEYIIRLMDSQQVGNSWEKDVSDQGSICNSTAITPTNPGASPLIPTASFIWSSPNEILNAKGGSGISQLSNVFTVEKRFKQAVIEIMSLTTPK, via the exons ATGCAAACCTTGTTCAAGGCTCTTCATGCATTGGTTCCTACTCTACCTGCTAAG ACTGATAAGTCTACAATAGTTTATGAAGCAGTGAACCACATCCTAAAGCTGCAGAATACTTTCAAAAAACTTGAAAGTCAAAAGCAAGAAAGGCTAGAAGAATATATCATAAGGTTGATGGATTCACAACAAGTTGGTAATAGTTGGGAGAAGGATGTGAGTGATCAAGGATCAATATGTAATTCAACAGCTATTACACCAACTAATCCTGGTGCTAGTCCCCTTATTCCAACAGCTTCTTTTATATGGAGTTCACCAAATGAGATACTAAAT GCTAAAGGTGGAAGTGGCATATCTCAATTATCGAATGTCTTTACAGTGGAAAAAAGGTTTAAGCAAGCTGTAATTGAGATAATGTCCTTGACAACCCCCAAATAA